The nucleotide window CACGCCGCCATGCGTATGCACCTTCACGGGCGTGTCGAGCAGCCCGCGGCGAATGCCCGCCGACACGGCCGCGCACGCGCCCGTGCCGCACGCGAGCGTTTCGCCTGCGCCGCGCTCGAATACGCGCAGCTTCACTTCGTTGCGCGAAACGATCTCCATGAAACCGGCATTCACTTTGTTCGGGAAGCGCGCATGCGTTTCGACGACTGCGCCTTCTGCCTTCACCGGGTACGCTTCGACGTCTTCGACGACTTGCACCGCGTGCGGGTTGCCCATCGAGACGACCGACACCCAATGCCGTGCGCCGTTCACATCGAGCGGCCACAGCGTGTCGTTGCCTTCGCGGCGGCCTTCAAGGCCGTTCGCGTTGAACGGCACGTGCGCGGGTTCGAACTCGGGGCGGCCCATGTCGACGACGACTTCACCGTTTTCCTGCACGACGAGCGTGATCGTGCCCTTCTGCACTTGCACGCGCACGCGGTTCGAACTGGTGAGCTTGCGGTCGCGCACGAATTTCACGAAGCAGCGCGCGCCGTTGCCGCAGTGCTCGACCTCGCCGCCGTCGCAATTGAAGATGCGATAACGGAAGTCCACGCCTTCCACGGTCGGCTTCTCGACCAGCAGCAACTGGTCCGCGCCGATGCCGAAGTGGCGGTCGGCGAGCGCGCGCACGCGCTCGGGCGTGAGCGCGAGGTCCTGGCTGTAGCCGTCGAGCACGACGAAGTCGTTGCCCGCGCCGTGCATCTTGGTGAATTTGAGTTTCATGCCGTCATTGTAAGCGAGGCCCGGGCGAAAACCCGGGCCTCGACGGGTGCGCAACGCTCAGTTGTAGACGCTGGGTTCGCCCGGCGGCCGCGTCTTGAAGCGCTTGTGGACCCAGTAATACTGCTCAGGAATGCGCGGAATCTGTTCTTCGAGGAAAGCGTTCATGCGGCGCGCGTCGAGATCGTCGTCGCCGGTCGGATAATTTTCCCAAGGTTTGAACACTTTCAGCCGATAACCCTTGTAATTGGGCAACACCTCGCCGATGAACGGTACGACCTGCGCATGACCCACCTTCGCCAGACGCCCGACCGCCGTGAGCGTGCACGCCGGCACGCCAAAGAAGGGCACGAACGTGGAATTGCGCATGCCGTAGTCCATATCGGCGCCGAGCATCACGGGCTTTTTGTCGCGCAGCCAGCGCAGCACAGCGCGCGCGCTGTCCGCGCGGCTCACCATTTCCGCGCCGAAACGGCTGCGTCCCGCCTTGGCCGCGGCTTCGAACTCGGGGTTCGAGAACGGCTGGTAGAGCGAGCCGCAGGGCCGGTGCAGCGAGTAATTGAGGAACATGGAACCCGCCTCGATGCCCACGAAATGCAAGCCGAGGAAGAGCGTGGGCGGCAGGTTCGGATCGGTGAGATCGATCTCGCTGTCGAGTTCGACGATCTGTTCGAGTTTCTTCGCCGAGGCGAACCATTGCACGCTGCGCTCCATGTAGCTGCGAATGGCGTGACGGAAGTGCAGCCCCGCGACTTCCTCGCGCTTTTCGTCGCTCCACTCGGGAAAGCACAGGCGCAGATTCGTATGAACGACGCGCTTGCGGCGGCTCGGGATTTTGTAGAGCAGCCAACCGAGGCCGTCGCCCAGGCGCGCGACGAAGCCATAGGGCAGGATCGCGAACAGTTTGAGCAAGCCGATGGCGAAACGGGAGCCGAGTTTGCCTAGCATGCGGCGACTCCGCGGTAAGGCTTGCGAACAGTGGAGAGGGCGATGAACGGCACGCGGGGGAGACTCTGCGACAATTTAAGGAAGTCGCTATAATAAGGGCTTCGCCGAGTTAATAGACAACTTGCGGGGCGAAGCCGGATGACCGTGATGCACGGCAACCGGGCAGCAATTCCGCTAAAGCGTCGCCGCTTCAAAGCTCCCGAAGCTGGCTACGTGAACTCAACCGTCACCAGCTACAAGGAGCCTGACACGTGGCAAACGACTATTTCTTTACCTCCGAATCCGTCTCCGAAGGCCACCCGGACAAGGTCGCCGACCAGATCTCGGACGCGATCCTCGACGCCATCCTCACGCAAGACAAATACTCGCGCGTTGCAGCGGAAACGCTGTGCAACACGGGTCTCGTCGTGCTCGCCGGTGAAATCACCACGACGGCCAACGTCGACTACATCCAGGTCGCGCGCGACACGATCAAGCGCATCGGTTACGACAACACTGACTACGGCATCGACTACCGCGGCTGCGCGGTGCTCGTCGCTTACGACAAGCAGTCGCCGGATATCGCCCAGGGCGTGGATCGCGCGCACGACAACAACCTCGACCAGGGTGCAGGTGACCAAGGTCTGATGTTCGGCTATGCGTGCGACGAAACGCCCGAGCTGATGCCGCTGCCGATCCACCTTTCGCACCGTCTGGTCGAGCGCCAGTCGAATCTTCGCCGCGACGGCCGTCTGCCCTGGCTGCGTCCGGACGCGAAGTCGCAGGTCACGATCCGCTACGTCGACGGCAAGCCGCACGCCATCGACACCGTCGTGCTCTCCACGCAGCACTCGCCGGACATCGACCTCGGCACACTGCGCGAAGCCGTGATCGAGGAAGTCATCAAGCCGGTGCTGCCGGCCGAGCTGATCAAGGGCGACATCAAGTTCCTCGTGAACCCGACCGGCCGCTTCGTCATCGGCGGCCCGCAGGGCGATTGCGGTCTCACGGGCCGCAAGATCATCGTCGACACGTACGGCGGCGCCGCCCCGCACGGCGGCGGCGCGTTCTCGGGCAAGGATCCGTCGAAGGTGGACCGTTCGGCTGCTTACGCAGGCCGTTACGTCGCAAAGAACATCGTGGCCGCTGGCCTCGCGTCGCGCTGCCTGATCCAGGTTTCGTACGCGATCGGTGTGGCTGAACCGACTTCGGTCATGGTCAACACGTTCGGCACCGGCAAGGTTTCGGACGCGACCATCACGAAGCTCGTGCGTGAGCACTTCGATCTGCGTCCGAAGGGCATCATCCAGATGCTCGACCTGCTGCGCCCGATCTACGAAAAGACCGCCGCTTATGGCCACTTCGGCCGCGAAGAGCCGGAATTCTCGTGGGAAGCGACCGACCGCGCGCTCGCACTGGCCGAGGCCGCTGGCACGGAGCCGGTGAGCGCAGCCATCGCGTAAGCGTTCGCAAGCTCGTATTGCGCTGGCCGGTGGCAACGCCGGTTAGCGCGAAGCGATGCAAAGAAAAACCCCGCAGGGCGCAAGCCCGTGCGGGGTTTTTGTTTTCTGCGGACTGCGCGGCGTGGGTCGCGCGCGGGCCTTAGCGCATCGCGAAGCCGAACCAGCCCGTGCTGCTCGCGCCCATGCGGCGCGGCTTGCGCGTGCTGCGCGCCACATGAACCGTGGCGGGCGCGGCGAGCGTGCGCAGCGGCGCGTTCGGACGATAGAGCAGCGTGCGCAGCGAGAAGTGGCGCGTGCCCGAGCGCATGCGCAGCACGGCGAAGAACGAGTGGAACCAGGTGCGCATGCTGTCGACGGGCTTCGTCTCGCGCACCTGTTGTGCGAGCGCGCGGGTGCGCGCGGCATGGTGGCGCAGTGCGCGCACCAGATGACGGCGGGCGGGGCGTGCCGCTTTCAGGGCGGTATGGGCGGCGTGGGTCATGCGTTGAGTATCGAAGAGGGTAGGCATGGCGGTTGAGCAATCGGGTTCGAGGTGCGCCTTGCGCGACGCTTTGCATCGAGCAGCAAACGTGCCTGTCTTCCAGGGCATCACGGTCTGGGTGGACGGGAGACGGGCCGCATGGCGCGGCGTGGGACGCGACGCGACGGATTCTTCTGTTGGAGCGCCTTGTGCGGCAAGGCGTTCACGGCGATCCGTCCGTGCGATGAGAATTCGGCGAAGTAAAACAACATGCGCGACAGGCTACACGCGAATCGTGACCGCAGAAAGTCGGTTAATACCCGGCCCTGCGCGTCTTTGATGCATACGATCCCACCCTTTGTCCTCATCGCGGTGCGCGCGCGCCATTCGCGTGCGGTTCGATCGGCGCCGCGCATGGAGCCACGTCGTGTGACCGCGTGGTCCTTCCCGCCGTGCCAGCACGCTTTACAATCGAAGCGTTGGCGCCTCAGCCTTGTCGTTTAGCGAAACCACGAACGCAGGCTGCGGCCCTGGCTCGCATCGAGATCGCTTAACGGAAGTCCCATGTCAGTCCATTCAAAGAAAGAACAGGTACAGGCGCTGCGCGAGCGCGGCTTCGTGGTCGTGCCGGGGCTCGTCTCGCCCGAGCGCTGCGAGGCGATCAAGCGGGTGGCGCAGGAGCAGTTGCACGAGGCCGCCGCGCCGCTCGAATTCGAAGCCGACTTGCGCTACCCCGGCGCGCCCGAATCGAAGGACGCCCCCGGCGGCCATACGGTGCGGCGCCTGCTCGACGCCTACTCGCGCCACGCGCTGTATCGCGAATGGGCCACGTCGCCGGAAATCGCGGGGTGGATGGAGTTGTATTTCGGCGAAGAGCCGGTCCTGTCGCGCGCGCATCACAACTGCATGATGACGAAGCACCCGCACTACGGCAGCCTCACGGGCTGGCACCGCGACGTGCGCTACTGGTCGTTCGAGCGCGACGACCTCGTTTCGGTCTGGCTCGCGCTCGGGCCGGAGAAGATGGAAAACGGCGGCCTGTGGTTCGTGCCGGGCTCGCACGACGCGCCGTTCACCTCGGATCGTTTCGACTCCGCGAAATTCTTCCGCGCCGACCTGCCGGAGAACAAGGCGTGGATCGACCGCGCGATCGCCCCGACGCTCGCCGCTGGCGATGTGGTCTTCTTCCACTGCAACACGCTGCATTCGGCGGGGCAGAACCAGAGCGATCAGGTGAAGTTTTCGCTCGTGTACACGTATCACGGCGCGAGCAACGTGCCGCTGCCGGGCACGCGCTCGGCGTCGAAGCCCGAGGTGAAGTTCTGAGCCGGCGCTGCGTTGCGTTTGCTTAGCGCCGGCGCCCCGACATCGCCAGTCCGGTGATGCCCGCGAGCGTCGCGGCGATGCCGCCCCCAATCAAGAGGATCGTGCGGTCGGTGGGCGCGCCGGTGAAGAGGCGCGACATGTCGTTCGCGAACGAATGGAGCGACTGGCCGCCGAAGTACAACAGGACGACGCCGCAGGCGATGAGCGCGATCGAAATCGCTTTGGCCATGAACAACCTCTCGCAAAGGATGGACGCCGCAGTGTAGGCGAGTGGCCGTGGCGCGTCCAGGGTGCGGTTTTGACAGTGGCCTGACGCGCGCGCTCATTCTCCGTGCATCGCCTTTCATCGCCTTTCCCGCATAGTGGGCATCTGCACGGCTTGGACGGATTGGCTAACATAGCTGCCTCACGCGAGCGGCGCGCCCCGCAGCGCGCCCGCACCCATCCATTCGCTCACTACCCGTTTTCGCCGAGGATCACCATGGCTTACGAAGCAGCCTCAGAACGCTATTCGGACATGCAGTACCGCTTTTGCGGCAAGTCGGGGCTCAAGCTGCCCGCACTGTCGCTCGGTCTGTGGCACAACTTCGGCGATACCACGCCGATCTCGACCCAGCGCGACATCCTGCGCACCGCGTTCGATCTCGGCATCACGCACTTCGACCTCGCGAACAACTACGGCCCGCCGTACGGCAGCGCCGAAACGAACTTCGGGCGCATCTTCAAGGATGATTTCCGTCCGTACCGCGACGAGCTGCTGATCTCGTCGAAGGCGGGCTGGGACATGTGGCCGGGCCCGTACGGCCAGGGCGGCGGCTCGCGCAAGTACGTGCTCGCGAGCCTCGACCAGAGCCTGCAGCGCATGGGCCTCGACTACGTCGACATCTTCTATTCGCATCGCTTCGACGTGGAAACGCCGCTCGAGGAAACGGCGGGTGCGCTGGCCACGGCCGTGCAGCAGGGCAAGGCGCTGTATGTCGGCATCTCGTCGTATTCGCCGGCCAAGACGCGCGAGATGGCCAGGCTGCTCGCCGAATACAAGGTGCCGCTGCTGATTCACCAGCCGTCGTACAACATGCTCAACCGCTGGGTCGAGGAAGAACTGCTCGACACGCTCGAGGACCTGGGCACGGGCAGCATCGCGTTCACGCCGCTCGCGCAGGGTGTGCTCACGAACAAATACCTGAACGGCGTGCCCGAAGACGCACGCGTGAACCGCCCGGGCGGCGGCTCGCTCAAGAGCGAGCACCTGAGCGCGCAGAACATCGAGCACGTGCGCAAGCTCAACGACCTCGCGCTGCGCCGCGGCCAGAGCCTCGCGCAGATGGCGATCGCCTGGACGCTGCGTGGCGGCCGCGTGACCTCGGCCCTGATCGGCGCGAGCCGCGCGGAGCA belongs to Paraburkholderia flagellata and includes:
- the metK gene encoding methionine adenosyltransferase, with the protein product MANDYFFTSESVSEGHPDKVADQISDAILDAILTQDKYSRVAAETLCNTGLVVLAGEITTTANVDYIQVARDTIKRIGYDNTDYGIDYRGCAVLVAYDKQSPDIAQGVDRAHDNNLDQGAGDQGLMFGYACDETPELMPLPIHLSHRLVERQSNLRRDGRLPWLRPDAKSQVTIRYVDGKPHAIDTVVLSTQHSPDIDLGTLREAVIEEVIKPVLPAELIKGDIKFLVNPTGRFVIGGPQGDCGLTGRKIIVDTYGGAAPHGGGAFSGKDPSKVDRSAAYAGRYVAKNIVAAGLASRCLIQVSYAIGVAEPTSVMVNTFGTGKVSDATITKLVREHFDLRPKGIIQMLDLLRPIYEKTAAYGHFGREEPEFSWEATDRALALAEAAGTEPVSAAIA
- a CDS encoding phytanoyl-CoA dioxygenase family protein, with the translated sequence MSVHSKKEQVQALRERGFVVVPGLVSPERCEAIKRVAQEQLHEAAAPLEFEADLRYPGAPESKDAPGGHTVRRLLDAYSRHALYREWATSPEIAGWMELYFGEEPVLSRAHHNCMMTKHPHYGSLTGWHRDVRYWSFERDDLVSVWLALGPEKMENGGLWFVPGSHDAPFTSDRFDSAKFFRADLPENKAWIDRAIAPTLAAGDVVFFHCNTLHSAGQNQSDQVKFSLVYTYHGASNVPLPGTRSASKPEVKF
- a CDS encoding lipid A biosynthesis lauroyl acyltransferase, which gives rise to MLGKLGSRFAIGLLKLFAILPYGFVARLGDGLGWLLYKIPSRRKRVVHTNLRLCFPEWSDEKREEVAGLHFRHAIRSYMERSVQWFASAKKLEQIVELDSEIDLTDPNLPPTLFLGLHFVGIEAGSMFLNYSLHRPCGSLYQPFSNPEFEAAAKAGRSRFGAEMVSRADSARAVLRWLRDKKPVMLGADMDYGMRNSTFVPFFGVPACTLTAVGRLAKVGHAQVVPFIGEVLPNYKGYRLKVFKPWENYPTGDDDLDARRMNAFLEEQIPRIPEQYYWVHKRFKTRPPGEPSVYN
- the dapF gene encoding diaminopimelate epimerase, which codes for MKLKFTKMHGAGNDFVVLDGYSQDLALTPERVRALADRHFGIGADQLLLVEKPTVEGVDFRYRIFNCDGGEVEHCGNGARCFVKFVRDRKLTSSNRVRVQVQKGTITLVVQENGEVVVDMGRPEFEPAHVPFNANGLEGRREGNDTLWPLDVNGARHWVSVVSMGNPHAVQVVEDVEAYPVKAEGAVVETHARFPNKVNAGFMEIVSRNEVKLRVFERGAGETLACGTGACAAVSAGIRRGLLDTPVKVHTHGGVLTIAWDGARDESAALTMAGPATTVFEGEIELAD
- a CDS encoding DUF3185 family protein, with protein sequence MAKAISIALIACGVVLLYFGGQSLHSFANDMSRLFTGAPTDRTILLIGGGIAATLAGITGLAMSGRRR
- the mgrA gene encoding L-glyceraldehyde 3-phosphate reductase, giving the protein MAYEAASERYSDMQYRFCGKSGLKLPALSLGLWHNFGDTTPISTQRDILRTAFDLGITHFDLANNYGPPYGSAETNFGRIFKDDFRPYRDELLISSKAGWDMWPGPYGQGGGSRKYVLASLDQSLQRMGLDYVDIFYSHRFDVETPLEETAGALATAVQQGKALYVGISSYSPAKTREMARLLAEYKVPLLIHQPSYNMLNRWVEEELLDTLEDLGTGSIAFTPLAQGVLTNKYLNGVPEDARVNRPGGGSLKSEHLSAQNIEHVRKLNDLALRRGQSLAQMAIAWTLRGGRVTSALIGASRAEQVRENVAALKNLEFSKEELAEIDRYATEGGVNLWEKPSTDQRV